A genomic segment from Rubrobacter tropicus encodes:
- a CDS encoding esterase-like activity of phytase family protein — MGLYRRKVLTTGSAAVIGTAALALLLATSAALFVFQDQATAARPGAETPDCAAGVDFLGFSDALNKQAYEGTSVGGLSALAYTGRRDIYYSLVDNGPTTTSEARFYTLQIPEKDRLGKPEIVDVTTLKDASGQPFTASDFDGEGLTLTRRGDLLASSETEPSIRRFDPEGNLLEKLPVPRKFMVAPEGQAQRNQTFESLALAPNGWSLFTAVEGPLAPDGRTAEGENRIRILRYEDRGPGGFEPVEEFFYLTEPGQGVVEIVALSEDELLVLERGFQSGVGNTVRVFRVSLDGAEDVSGEPSLAAPGLEPVEKELLVDLADCPSGGATTPGTQPNPLLDNYEGLTPGPRLPGGRRAVLLQSDDNFSAGQVTRVVALGVENGRLR, encoded by the coding sequence TTGGGTCTCTACAGACGCAAAGTCCTGACGACAGGGTCCGCGGCAGTAATCGGCACGGCCGCCCTGGCCCTACTCCTGGCAACCTCCGCGGCGCTCTTCGTCTTTCAGGACCAGGCAACCGCCGCCCGTCCGGGCGCAGAGACTCCAGACTGCGCCGCCGGGGTGGACTTCCTCGGCTTCTCGGACGCCCTGAACAAGCAAGCCTACGAGGGTACCAGCGTCGGTGGGCTCTCCGCACTGGCGTACACCGGACGCCGGGACATCTACTACAGCCTCGTGGATAACGGCCCGACCACCACCTCCGAAGCCCGCTTCTACACGCTGCAGATCCCGGAAAAGGATCGACTCGGCAAGCCCGAGATCGTGGACGTCACCACCCTCAAGGACGCCTCCGGCCAGCCCTTCACGGCCTCCGACTTCGACGGCGAGGGCCTGACGCTAACCCGCCGCGGCGACCTCCTCGCCTCCTCCGAGACGGAGCCCTCGATCCGGCGCTTCGACCCCGAAGGCAACCTCCTCGAGAAGCTGCCCGTGCCCCGGAAGTTCATGGTCGCGCCGGAGGGCCAGGCGCAGCGCAACCAGACGTTCGAAAGCCTGGCCCTCGCTCCCAACGGGTGGAGCCTGTTCACGGCGGTCGAGGGTCCGCTCGCGCCCGACGGCCGGACGGCCGAGGGCGAGAACCGCATTCGCATCCTGCGCTACGAGGACCGCGGACCGGGCGGCTTCGAGCCGGTCGAGGAGTTCTTCTACCTGACCGAGCCGGGCCAGGGCGTCGTCGAGATCGTGGCGCTCTCCGAAGACGAGCTGCTGGTGCTTGAGCGGGGCTTCCAGTCCGGCGTCGGCAACACGGTGCGGGTCTTCAGGGTCTCTCTCGACGGCGCCGAAGACGTCTCCGGCGAGCCGAGCCTCGCGGCGCCGGGACTGGAGCCGGTCGAGAAGGAGTTGCTGGTGGACCTCGCCGACTGCCCATCGGGCGGCGCGACGACGCCGGGGACGCAGCCGAACCCGCTGCTGGACAACTACGAGGGCCTGACGCCCGGGCCACGTCTGCCGGGCGGAAGACGGGCGGTGCTCTTGCAGAGCGACGACAACTTCAGCGCCGGCCAGGTTACGCGGGTGGTCGCGCTGGGCGTGGAGAACGGGCGTCTGCGGTGA
- a CDS encoding glycerophosphodiester phosphodiesterase, translated as MRREHTTAARVGGASIMVGLLAAGLAALMALMTLVAPAEAAKKPAETAPVLNVGHRGASGYAPEHTIPAYDLALKMGADYIEQDLQLTKDGVLVALHDETLDRTARPTAESAPGDCTGLVREKTLAQIKTCDVGSWFNETYPQYAKPEYVGLRIPTLEEVFQRYRKSTNYYIETKSPESAPGMEEELLRLMDEYGLTKPAADRWQVLIQSFSPASLQKVHALDPSLPLIQLFSGAETSQTIQARLDATAAYAVGIGPSKGDVDKPLVDAAHARCLDVHPYTVNETPEMEKLISIGVDGMFTNFPDRLEAVLDKEAANGKSGARLAADASESCRAGIGV; from the coding sequence ATGCGAAGGGAACACACCACGGCCGCGCGGGTTGGCGGGGCTTCTATCATGGTCGGCTTGCTCGCGGCAGGGCTCGCTGCGCTGATGGCGCTGATGACGCTCGTCGCCCCTGCGGAGGCGGCCAAGAAACCGGCGGAGACCGCGCCGGTGTTGAACGTCGGGCACAGGGGGGCCTCCGGGTACGCGCCGGAGCACACCATCCCGGCGTACGACCTGGCGCTAAAAATGGGCGCGGACTACATAGAGCAGGACCTCCAGTTGACCAAGGACGGCGTGCTCGTGGCGCTCCACGACGAGACGCTCGACAGGACGGCGCGGCCGACGGCCGAATCCGCGCCGGGCGACTGCACGGGCCTCGTGCGGGAGAAGACGCTCGCCCAGATCAAGACGTGCGACGTCGGCAGCTGGTTCAACGAAACGTATCCCCAGTACGCCAAGCCGGAGTACGTGGGGCTCAGGATCCCGACGCTCGAAGAGGTCTTCCAGAGGTACCGCAAGAGCACGAACTACTACATCGAGACCAAGAGCCCCGAGTCCGCGCCCGGTATGGAGGAAGAGCTGCTGCGGCTGATGGATGAGTACGGGCTGACGAAGCCCGCGGCGGACAGGTGGCAGGTATTGATCCAGTCCTTCTCGCCAGCGAGTCTCCAGAAGGTCCACGCCCTCGACCCGTCCCTCCCCCTCATCCAGCTCTTCTCCGGCGCCGAGACGAGCCAGACCATCCAGGCCCGCCTCGACGCGACCGCGGCCTACGCCGTCGGGATAGGCCCATCGAAGGGCGACGTGGACAAACCCCTCGTGGACGCCGCCCACGCCCGCTGCCTGGACGTCCACCCCTACACGGTCAACGAGACGCCCGAGATGGAGAAGCTTATCTCTATTGGCGTGGACGGCATGTTCACGAACTTTCCCGACCGCCTCGAAGCCGTGCTCGACAAGGAGGCCGCGAACGGCAAGTCAGGCGCCCGCCTCGCCGCCGACGCCTCCGAATCCTGCCGCGCCGGGATCGGGGTGTAA